The Chitinophaga pinensis DSM 2588 region CTACCATTACCCGTATCGGCAGCACCGTACCAGGCAGTAATATCATCTATAATATCTTTCAGAATGCCGGTAAAAGCTACATGACGGGTATCGAACTGGTATTCTCCCAAAAGATGGCAGAATGGGCCACCTTTAACCTGGCCCTGAACGGGTATAACAATATCATCGATTCCTTTACCGTGGTGAACAAATACCCGGTTGAAAACACCTTCAGTGCTGCCCGTGAAGATATCTTTTCCGGTAACGTCAAGCTGAACGGTCAGTTCCGTTTCCCTAAACAGATAGACGCACAATTGAGTGCGATTTACCAGGCGCCTGACCTGGTACCGCAGGGAAAAATCTATTCCCGTTTTTCTGTAGATTTGGGTGTCAAAAAAACGATTCAACAGGGAAAAGGAGAGATCTTTGTGAATGCAACCGATGTGGCCAATACACTGCGTAATAAAAGAGAAATCAGGGGCAATGGATTCCGTTATCTCGCGACTGATTATAATGAGACCCAGGTGATCCGTGCCGGATATAGTTATAAATTCTGATGCTTTGAACCCGTTCACATGCCGTTTAGATATTCATTATCCTACGTTCATCCTACGTTGATGAATGTAGGATGAACGTAGGATAAGTAACAATTAAGAATTAACAATTAAGAATTAAGAATTGGAATGCAGCGGAGATCTTCGCGGTAATTCTTAATTCTTAATTCTTAATTCCTATCCCCCTCACCTCCAGGCTAATAAGCCTGTTTTTGCCTGCGGAAAATACCTGATTTTTACACATTTCCCCTCCCTTTTCTGGCTTAACCACTCAGGTAATTTATCTTTGTAAAAAAGAGTGGATGAAAATATTGCATACTGCGGACTGGCATATCGGACAAACCTTTTATCAGTATGACAGGACGTATGAGCATCAGCAGTTTTTACACTGGCTGGTGGATACCATTAAAGCACACGATGTAGAACTGCTGATCATCAGCGGAGATGTGTTTGATATCGCCAACCCTTCCGCTGTTGCCATCAAATTGTTTTACGCATTTCTCAATAGTGCCGTAAAGGCACAACCAGGATTACAGATCATCGTGACGGCTGGTAATCATGACTCTGCCGCCCGACTGGAAGCGCCGAAGCCTTTACTGGAATCTTCGGACATCCATATCGTCGGACTGATAGAACGGAAGGAAGATGGCAGTATCAATTATGAGAAAATGCTGATCCCTGTGAGAGACAGGAATGGCGAAACAGTGCTGTGGTGTATGGCGATCCCGTTTCTGCGTATGGGCGATTATCCGGCGGTAGCCGAAAGCGAAACCCTGTATGCGGATGGTGTAAGCGCACTGTATAAAGAAGCCTATGAACATGCACTGACAAAAAAACAAGGAGGACAGGGCATCATCGCAATGGCACACCTGCATACATTGGATGCTGAGCTGTCTGATCACGATAAATCTGAGAGAGTGATCATGGGAGGTATTGAATTCGTTCCTGCGAAAGCGTTTCACGAAGAGCTGCTGTATGTAGCCTTGGGACATATTCATAAAGCCCAGAAAATAGGTGGAAAAGAACATATCCGCTACAGCGGTAGTCCGCTGCCAATGTCATTCTCTGAAATGAACTACAAACACCAGGTGGTGAGCTTTGATATCAGTAATGGCGTCATGAGCGGACTGGAAATGCTGGAAATACCGGTAACGACTGAACTACTGCGGGTACCTGCCAAACCGCAGCCCATCGAAGCGGTGCTGGAAGCCTTATTACAATTGCCGGAAGCGACGGAAACAATACATACCGCTCCTTACCTGGAAGTACGTGTACTGCTGGAAGGACCTGAACCTGCCCTGCGGCACAAGATAGAAACAGCCCTTGCCGGCAAACATGTGCGACTGGCAAAAATAGACGTCCGCTACCCCTCCTCCGCAGCCGAAGGAACAGGAGAGAGGATCGCCAGCGCTGCACAATTGCAGGAATTAAGTCCGCTGGATATCTTTAAAAAGATTTACCAGGAAGACTATGAGCGCGAAACGCCGGAGGAACTGGTGGCCCTGTTTCAGCAGGTATTGCAGGAGATTAACACAAAAGAAGAGTAATTACGCATGAAGATATTAGCCATTCGTTTCAAGAACCTGGCATCACTGGAAGATACGAACGAGATAGATTTCACAAAAGAACCATTGAGCAAAGCAGGGATCTTTGCTATTACCGGTCCGACAGGCGCTGGTAAGTCCACCTTACTGGATGCCCTTTGCCTGGCCTTATATGCAAGAACGCCCCGTTATCTGCAGGCTAAGGAAACCGGTATAGAAATACAGGATCAGGGAGGCAATAAAATCAGCCAGGGTGACGTCAGAGGTATTTTACGTGATGGTACAGCAGAAGGTTTTGCAGAGGTAGAATTTGCTGGAGTTGACGGCAATAACTATAAAGCAAGATGGGCCGTTAAACGTGCCCGCAATAAGATCGATGGTAACCTGCAGGCGGATACGGTGGAATTATTTAATCTGACGACCAACGGTGTTTTCCCGGGCAAGAAAACAGAAACCCTGCGGGAAATAGAAAGGGTGGTCGGACTGAACTTCGAACAGTTTACCCGTTCGGTATTACTGGCACAGGGCGACTTCACCGCCTTTCTGAAAGCAGATAAAGATGCCAAGGCTTCCCTCCTGGAAAAGCTGACGGGGACAAATATCTATTCTGAAATATCCGTAGGCATCTATAATAAATTCAAAGAGGCGGATACGGAACTCAGGAATCTGAAACAACAGGTTGCAGGTATTGAGCGACTGACAGAAGAGGAAAGAATGGCCCTGCACGCACAACAGGAAGAACTGGGTGCTAAGATCAGCAGCCAGCAGATCACTATCGCAGAACTGGGCGCTGCGATCAGCTGGTATCAGTTGCTGGATACCCTGGAAAAGAACAGGGAACAGGCCACCGATCAATACCAGCAGGCTACCCTGGCCATGGAAAATGCGGGAGAAAGGATCCGCAACTTTACACTGGTAGAACATGTACAGGCAGCGAGAGGTCCGGTGGAAGCCAGAAGGTCGCATGAGCAGCAACTGGCCGAGAAAGAGAAGGCTTTACAGGAGATCGATGCCCGTATTATGCGAACTACGGAAGCACAACAACAGGCAGCGACAGCACTGGAAACTGCGCATGCAGCGGTATTACATGCACAGCAGGAAGCCGCGAAACACCAGCCTGATATAACACGTGCCAGGGAATTAGATACGCTGACAGGCGAAAAGGACCGGCAGCTGCAACAGGCAGTAACGGAAGCAGCCAACGCACAAAAACAACAGGATGCCCATCTGAAAGCATTTGAGGAAAAGGAAAAAGAGATCCATACACTTGCACAGGCCATCAGCAAACTGGAGGACTGGCAAAGGGATCATCTCGGCAGAAAAGATATTGCAGAGAATATTATAGAAATCAGCGCACAACTGGGGCATACTGCCAAACTATTGCCCGTACAACAGGAGGCGCTGAAAGAGCAGCAGGAGAATGCCAGTTTTATCCGGAAAGCACAGGAGCAGATAACAGACTTACAGGAAAAAGCAGACAAAGAACAGGCAGAGAGCGCCCGTTTACAGACAGAACTGGACGAAGCCAATAAGCTGCTACAAGCTGTTCCCCTGGAAACCCTGAAAGAAAAAGATACCCGTCTTGATCAGCAGATAAGAGAAGGCGAAGCCGCGAAAATCCATTGGGAAAGACTGTTTGGTAGTCTGCAGGAGAAAGAGAAAACCGCACGTCAGCTGGAAAACTGTGCACAGGAACTGAAAGAAAAGACAGCCGCACTTCAGGAGAAACAGGCCGAACTGACCATCGCCCAGGCAAAAAAGGAGCAGTCAGATAAACTGCTGCATCAGGCACGGTTACAGGTAGCAGAAAATGTAGAATCCCTGCGCGCACAACTGGTGCAGGATGAACCTTGTCCGGTATGTGGCAGTAAAGCGCATCCTTTCGTTACGGACAATCCGCTGGCACACGCCATGCTGAAAACACTGGAAGAAGAATACAATGCTGCTTTAAGGTACTACAATACGTTATCAGGCGATATCAGCAGCCTGGAGCAATTCTGCAAAAAACTATTACTTGACAGCGAAACATTCAACAAATCCTTACAGGAACGAGTGACGCAGATAGCCTCCCTGGAAGAGAAATGGGCGGGGTTTAGTCTGGCAGCTGCCAGTAAAGCCGCCCCGGATGAAAACAAGGCGCAATGGCTGGAAGAACAGGTGCAGCAATTACAGACCGCTCAAAAGGAAATAGCGGTACAGCTGAAGGCTTATGACGCGCAAAGGAATGCGGTTGAAACCCTGAAAAGCCAGCTGGATATAAAACAACAGGCACTGTCTGCAAATAAAGAGCAGCTGAAAGACAGGCAACGTGAAAAGACCAGTAAGGAAGAAGCGCAGGAACGTATTGCCAGACAACTGGAGCATATAACGGAAAGTCTCCGGACCATGACCGAACAACTGGCCCCCCATTTCAGCAATCCAGACTGGGTAGATAACTGGAAAAAAGATCCACAGGGATTCAATGCTAAAATAGTGGCCTTTGCCCAACAATGGAAACAACAGGCAGAAGCTATTATCGCGAATAATCAGCAGTTACGTGAGCACCAGTCAGCCTTACAGGAAATGGGCAGACAGGGACCGGCCATCGCGGCTGCATTAAGTGAAAAGATCAATGCGCTGCAACAGCAGCAAGCGGCGTTTAATGCCCTGCAACAGGAACGGCAGGCATTACTGAACGGAGCGACTGTTATCAGCTTTGAACAAAGGTTGAAACAGGTCATCGAACAGGCAGTTCTCACACAGCAGACAGCGACAGAGGTATTTAATACAGGAAAAGAAGATCTGCGGGCCTACACCGCCAGTAAAGACACCACAACGGCAGATATTACCAACATTCGCAGTAATATCGACAAAGAACGGGCTGCCATCGGAGCATGGTTAAAAAACTATACTGCGACCTATGGCAGCACGTTGACGGAAGAAACACTCACGCAACTCCTCTCCCACACGGCCGCCTGGATAGAAACAGAAAGAAAGGCGATCACGGCTCTGCGGGATGCGGTTAATACCACCCAGGCTACCTTGATCGAAAGATCCTTACAGTTAAGTAATCACCAGGAAAAGCGCGTAAGCGATCAATCCCTGGAAGCATTAACTGCTTCTTCCAATGAAGCGAAACAGGTACTGGAAGACCTGGGCAGGGAGAAGAACAACCTGGCCTACAGGTTACGGCAGGATGAAGAAAATAAACTGAAGATCGGCGACCTGCAATATACCATCGATGCGAAAACAGCCGTACATGAAAACTGGAGTAAACTAAATGAACTGATCGGCTCTGCGGATGGTAAAAAGTTCCGGCAGATCGCACAGGAATACACCCTGGATATGCTGCTGGATCATGCCAATATGCACCTGTCCATGCTGACCCGCCGTTATAAGCTATTGAGAATACCCGGTAACCTGGCTTTACAGGTGCTGGATAAAGACATGGGGGATGAACTAAGGACGGTTTTCTCTCTTTCCGGAGGAGAATCTTTCCTTGTCTCACTGGCACTGGCATTAGGATTAGCATCCCTATCGTCCAGCAAGATGAAAGTAGAATCCCTGTTTATTGACGAAGGGTTTGGCGCACTGGATCCTGACACGCTGAATATTGCGATGGATGCACTGGAACGTTTACATAATCAGGGCCGTAAGGTGGGGGTGATTTCTCACGTACAGGAAATGACGGAACGTATTCCCACGCAGATAAAAGTGATCAGGATGGCCAATGGAAAAAGCAAGGTGGAAGTGACTGGGGCTTAATATTATTCCCGCTCCCACTGTTTATGGGTCCATAACCAGTATTCCGGGGCGTGCATGATATCGTGTTCCAGGTACCAGGCAAAAGTCCTGGTGATCTCATAGGATTCAATATCCGCCGGTTCTTCTGTAATCAGGGAAAAACAGATATCCCATCCTGTACCGCAATTACGCTTCCTGACAGAGGCATACAATACGACTGCATCCAGGGAACGCGCCAGTTGTTCTGCACCGGTAAACAGGCCGGTGGACTGGTGCAGGAAATGCGTCTGGTACCTGGGTCTTACTACAGGCGACTGATCTGCAATGAATACATAGGCATTCGGATGCTGCCGGTTGGACAACATAAAACGGGCGGTTTCATTGGTAGCCAGCAACTTAATGCCAAAGCGCGACCGGATGCGGTACAACACCATATTCAGCAATCGGTAAGGCGTTGGTTTATATACCGCATACACGTCAAAGGAAAGGTATTTCGGCAGGATATTCAGGCATTCCCAGTTGCCATAGTGCCCCATCACAATGATGATATTCCTCCCCTCCTTATGACAGTGTTCCAGTACCTCCGGATTATGCAGATGTACCCGTTTACGATGCTGTTTCTCCGATAAGGATAACAGTTGTAAGGTTTCCAGTATCAATGCACTGAAATGGCGGTAAAAGGAACGAGCCATTCCCCTTATCTGCCGGTAGCTTTTTTCCGGAAAGGAACGTGAAAGATTCTGCACTACTACATCAGCTCTATATCTGATCACCCGATAGAGGATCCAATACAACAATTTCTCAATGACTTTCAGCGCCCATACAGGCAAAAGACTGACAAGATAAACAATGGCAAACAGCAGTTCATGCACCAGGTTTCGGCGTTTAAGCATTGCCGGAACTTTTATCTCCTGGTTGACATAACCTGCGGGTCTTCTGATGGAATTAGCAGCGTCGTACATAGGCATCTACTTTGGCCCTGAGGGTTTATTTTTTCTGACCTGTCCCTGCTTTAACGCAAATTTAGAACCGATTTATATGCATTTATAAATCTTAACTTTTCTTTGCATTGCATACATTCTTCCATTCAGCTATTATATTGAGTGCCAGTTGTCAATAAAAAAAAGCACGAAGTTACTATTCAATAAGTGAGTATAGGGGTCTGTGTAAGGAATGCACGGGGTGTGGAATCGTTGTGTTAAACAGTAATGATCCTATTGATTGGGATGTCTTGCGATCAGCCAATATTCAAGAACAGTCCTGATTTGCCTGGCTATATCATCATAAAATGGTTTTTTGATAAAATATCCCTGTACGGTCAGATCATAAACTTCATCAACGATTTCTCGTGATTCAATGGTAGTAAGAAATACAAATGGAATACTTTTCTTTCTTAACCTTTCGTCCAGGTTGATCTGGCGTCTGAGCTCCAAACCATTCATTCTCGGCACATTTATATCTGCAATAATTATCATCGGTCTGTCGGTGGTTGTCTGCAGATAAGTTAACAACGCATCTCCGGCATCAAAAAAAAAGATTTCGTTACGCATTCCCATCTCCTTCAACACATTCACGTATATTTCGCGGTCATCTTCATCATCTTCCAATATCAGCAGGGGACCATGCTTTGCCATATCATTATTGTTTAATGGAGGATAAATTATAAGTCGCATTATAGCAGCATTAGTCATGCCAAATTGCATCGTTGACTGCTTAAAAAACACAGGTATTTCAATTACGAGGCTCGCCTTATCATAAACTACTACATATATAGTAAACAATAACTTCTCCTGGTTGTTGAGCACATTGAGATATTATTATGCGGATGTTATCTGCTGACGATCATAAAGCCATCCGTTTTAGAACTATCTTTCCCGTAAATATGCAGTAAAAGCGACATTTGCCTGCATGGACGGTAAATGGGGCTCATCTACCATATGATTATCTGATATCCTCCTGATCGCCTACATAAGATAGAAACAGCTACAATGGTCATTAATATCAGCATCGCTTTTCACATGGGTTAGAACATAAAAAGGCTTTCGTGTAACTACGAAAGCCTTTTATTGTATATAACTGTAGGATTAAAGCGTTGTTATTTGGCCCCTGCATTATTGCCCCCCAGACTCATAGTAGGGATAGGCAGTCTGAAACCCACAAATACATAATGCGCGCCATAAAAGAGGTTATATGCCCAGCCTACCTGCAGATAATCATGCAACGTAGAGGCTACTATACCCAAACCCAATTCAGGCACATCGTCCTTATCGAAGTCGGGAGAGGATACGTGTAAACCAAAGTTCAGGTCCAGCAGGTTATTCGGCAACGAGGAATTACGTTTCCATTTTTGACTCATGCCAAATATCCCTTTAAACAGGACATTGTAATAAGGCGCCATCTGGACATCCTTTTCAATCTTTGTTGTTTTCAGCGGATGGGC contains the following coding sequences:
- a CDS encoding lysophospholipid acyltransferase family protein, whose product is MYDAANSIRRPAGYVNQEIKVPAMLKRRNLVHELLFAIVYLVSLLPVWALKVIEKLLYWILYRVIRYRADVVVQNLSRSFPEKSYRQIRGMARSFYRHFSALILETLQLLSLSEKQHRKRVHLHNPEVLEHCHKEGRNIIIVMGHYGNWECLNILPKYLSFDVYAVYKPTPYRLLNMVLYRIRSRFGIKLLATNETARFMLSNRQHPNAYVFIADQSPVVRPRYQTHFLHQSTGLFTGAEQLARSLDAVVLYASVRKRNCGTGWDICFSLITEEPADIESYEITRTFAWYLEHDIMHAPEYWLWTHKQWERE
- a CDS encoding exonuclease SbcCD subunit D C-terminal domain-containing protein, yielding MKILHTADWHIGQTFYQYDRTYEHQQFLHWLVDTIKAHDVELLIISGDVFDIANPSAVAIKLFYAFLNSAVKAQPGLQIIVTAGNHDSAARLEAPKPLLESSDIHIVGLIERKEDGSINYEKMLIPVRDRNGETVLWCMAIPFLRMGDYPAVAESETLYADGVSALYKEAYEHALTKKQGGQGIIAMAHLHTLDAELSDHDKSERVIMGGIEFVPAKAFHEELLYVALGHIHKAQKIGGKEHIRYSGSPLPMSFSEMNYKHQVVSFDISNGVMSGLEMLEIPVTTELLRVPAKPQPIEAVLEALLQLPEATETIHTAPYLEVRVLLEGPEPALRHKIETALAGKHVRLAKIDVRYPSSAAEGTGERIASAAQLQELSPLDIFKKIYQEDYERETPEELVALFQQVLQEINTKEE
- a CDS encoding response regulator, giving the protein MAKHGPLLILEDDEDDREIYVNVLKEMGMRNEIFFFDAGDALLTYLQTTTDRPMIIIADINVPRMNGLELRRQINLDERLRKKSIPFVFLTTIESREIVDEVYDLTVQGYFIKKPFYDDIARQIRTVLEYWLIARHPNQ
- a CDS encoding AAA family ATPase; amino-acid sequence: MKILAIRFKNLASLEDTNEIDFTKEPLSKAGIFAITGPTGAGKSTLLDALCLALYARTPRYLQAKETGIEIQDQGGNKISQGDVRGILRDGTAEGFAEVEFAGVDGNNYKARWAVKRARNKIDGNLQADTVELFNLTTNGVFPGKKTETLREIERVVGLNFEQFTRSVLLAQGDFTAFLKADKDAKASLLEKLTGTNIYSEISVGIYNKFKEADTELRNLKQQVAGIERLTEEERMALHAQQEELGAKISSQQITIAELGAAISWYQLLDTLEKNREQATDQYQQATLAMENAGERIRNFTLVEHVQAARGPVEARRSHEQQLAEKEKALQEIDARIMRTTEAQQQAATALETAHAAVLHAQQEAAKHQPDITRARELDTLTGEKDRQLQQAVTEAANAQKQQDAHLKAFEEKEKEIHTLAQAISKLEDWQRDHLGRKDIAENIIEISAQLGHTAKLLPVQQEALKEQQENASFIRKAQEQITDLQEKADKEQAESARLQTELDEANKLLQAVPLETLKEKDTRLDQQIREGEAAKIHWERLFGSLQEKEKTARQLENCAQELKEKTAALQEKQAELTIAQAKKEQSDKLLHQARLQVAENVESLRAQLVQDEPCPVCGSKAHPFVTDNPLAHAMLKTLEEEYNAALRYYNTLSGDISSLEQFCKKLLLDSETFNKSLQERVTQIASLEEKWAGFSLAAASKAAPDENKAQWLEEQVQQLQTAQKEIAVQLKAYDAQRNAVETLKSQLDIKQQALSANKEQLKDRQREKTSKEEAQERIARQLEHITESLRTMTEQLAPHFSNPDWVDNWKKDPQGFNAKIVAFAQQWKQQAEAIIANNQQLREHQSALQEMGRQGPAIAAALSEKINALQQQQAAFNALQQERQALLNGATVISFEQRLKQVIEQAVLTQQTATEVFNTGKEDLRAYTASKDTTTADITNIRSNIDKERAAIGAWLKNYTATYGSTLTEETLTQLLSHTAAWIETERKAITALRDAVNTTQATLIERSLQLSNHQEKRVSDQSLEALTASSNEAKQVLEDLGREKNNLAYRLRQDEENKLKIGDLQYTIDAKTAVHENWSKLNELIGSADGKKFRQIAQEYTLDMLLDHANMHLSMLTRRYKLLRIPGNLALQVLDKDMGDELRTVFSLSGGESFLVSLALALGLASLSSSKMKVESLFIDEGFGALDPDTLNIAMDALERLHNQGRKVGVISHVQEMTERIPTQIKVIRMANGKSKVEVTGA